GCTTCCCAGACGGGAAGCTTTTTCGGGAGGCCAGTGATGGCCATTAATGCGAAGACCGCTTCACTGGAAGCGGTCTTCGACTATTCAGGATTTGTCAGGATTCGCCCGGTGGTTCTCGTTGCCCGCACCCGAGGTTTGCTCCTTCCCGTAGAGCAGGTTTCGGGGCCAGGCTTGATCACTCCAAACAGCTCTTGCCAAGCTTCTGGTTTGCGCGTAGGCTAGGTCTTGCCTAGTGGAGCGGCCGTGGGTGCCGATCCTTGTGTGGCAGCAACGGGCGAGATTGGTCTATATAGACTTGCAGCCGACACAAGATTCAGGCGAATCCGGATGGTTCGGAGCTCTGTCGTATACAGGTGAGGGTGAAGGAAACGCCAGTAAGGCGTTTCGGGCTGCGTAGCTGGCAGTTACCGGCTTTGGATAGCTGGTGTCGAGTCCAGTTGGCCGCCGCTAATAGAAGCAGAAGATGTCTGTTTGAGTAAAAATTGAGACCGTTTCCTCCGACGCTGAAATACCGGATTGGTTCGCGCCCCACCCCGATTGTGGTGAGCGGATGGCCTTTTAGCGTGGAAGAACCCGCGCATTGCGCTTAATGAACGCAGCAACAGGAAGTGGAAGCATGACTTCAGAGCAGAACGTACCCGAAGTGCCATCGCACCAGGGGCCGGCAATATCCCAATCCAACGACCAGCAGGACGGTAACGTCCAGTTTTCCGGCCAGCCCGCGCAGCATGGCATGGGACAGTCCAAGAGCAGCCGGCGCCGCCGCCGCAAGCGCAAGAACAAGACGGCTTCGGATGGCCAGGGACAGCAGGGCGGAGCGCCACAGGCAGGCGACCAGCCCGTGGGACAGATTCAAGCTGCGGCGCAGCCGCAGGGACAGCAGCATAACCAGGACCAGCACGGTCAAAACGCCGGCGGCAAGCGGTGGAAGAAGAAGTTCCGCGACCGTGACCGACCGCGCGGTGGCGGCGACAACCAGGGCAACGGCTTCCGCAGCCATGACACGCACCAGCCCGGCAACGTCGTCTCGGGTTACAAGCGCAAAGGCGGCAAGCAGCAACAGCAGCGTGGATCGCGCGGCTTTGTCGGCCCCATGGACCACAGCTATCGCGCTGTGAATGGCAACTTCGCCGATGCGCCGCCTTCGACCATCGACGGCATGAATGGAAATTACCAGGGCCGCTCGGGCGGACGCGGCGGCTATCAGGGCGACTCGCAGCCCATCGACTACTCGCAGGGCCGCGCGATTCCGATTCCTGAAGGCGCTCCTACGAAGATTTACTTCTTTATCGAAGACCTGTTCATCACCGCGAAGATTCAGGAGACGGCGCGTAAGCTCGGCGTCAAGGTGGCCTTCGTCAAGAACGATAAGGATGTCGTTGCCGGTCTGATCGGCGCCGAGGAAGATGACCGCGCGGGCCTGATTGTCTTCGATCTGAACAACGCCAATGCCAAGCCGCTGACGCTGATTCCCAAGCTGAAGGCAAAGCTGAAGCGGAGCACCTCGATTATCGGCTTCCTCTCGCACCTGCAGGGCGACCTGAAGGCAAAGGCGGTGGAGGCTGGTTGCGATACGGTGATGCCGCGTGCGGCGTTCTCGCAGAACCTTCCCAATCTGCTTCGCCGCTATGGGTTCGAGGAAGAGGAAGAGACGAACTTCAACCAGTAATTGTTCGATGGAACAGCATCATCGCGCGGCG
The Edaphobacter acidisoli genome window above contains:
- a CDS encoding response regulator, coding for MTSEQNVPEVPSHQGPAISQSNDQQDGNVQFSGQPAQHGMGQSKSSRRRRRKRKNKTASDGQGQQGGAPQAGDQPVGQIQAAAQPQGQQHNQDQHGQNAGGKRWKKKFRDRDRPRGGGDNQGNGFRSHDTHQPGNVVSGYKRKGGKQQQQRGSRGFVGPMDHSYRAVNGNFADAPPSTIDGMNGNYQGRSGGRGGYQGDSQPIDYSQGRAIPIPEGAPTKIYFFIEDLFITAKIQETARKLGVKVAFVKNDKDVVAGLIGAEEDDRAGLIVFDLNNANAKPLTLIPKLKAKLKRSTSIIGFLSHLQGDLKAKAVEAGCDTVMPRAAFSQNLPNLLRRYGFEEEEETNFNQ